Part of the Acidobacteriota bacterium genome is shown below.
GGCGTCGGTATGGTATTGATGCCTAAGGCGTAGCAAAACAGGTAGCAAAGCCCTGTGCCGATTTGCGCGAAAAACCACAGAAAACTGACAAAATCGGGGGAAGAAGAATTTTCAACTGTCGGTTGCAGCGGCCAGAACAATCGCCCGTGCAGCGCGAGACCAATCATAAAAGCTGCGGTGATGGTTAAAAAAAACATTGCCGCGCGTCCATATTTTCCCAGCACCAAATGGCCCGCGCCCGGAATCAGCCAGGCAACCACCAGTGCGAGTGTGCGTTTCGATGCGGGATAAACTTTA
Proteins encoded:
- a CDS encoding DUF6677 family protein, with amino-acid sequence MQSKEELTDNLAAKYAQLTADEAPKVYPASKRTLALVVAWLIPGAGHLVLGKYGRAAMFFLTITAAFMIGLALHGRLFWPLQPTVENSSSPDFVSFLWFFAQIGTGLCYLFCYALGINTIPTPNAPTYEYANALTCLAGLLNYLVIHDVFDIAAGRKK